The Microbacterium sp. LWH7-1.2 genome window below encodes:
- a CDS encoding urease accessory UreF family protein, which yields MPPLASSTAALLLADARLPSGGHAHSAGVEPAVTAGVDAAHLGALLRGRTATTTLVEAGTAVAARHARITGGDLDAVEAAWAARTPSRAQRDAARLLARGYLRVGGTLLPGDEAIAAWRERPVPPPRPCVLGVIAAGLDVPPLELARLVVYEDMQAAAAAVLKLEPRDPLELVSLVVELCSGVDDRLGTIAAITDPAGIPALTAPQSEAWAEAHARSTRRLFRA from the coding sequence ATGCCTCCCCTCGCCTCCTCCACCGCCGCCTTGCTGCTGGCCGACGCGCGGCTGCCTTCGGGCGGTCACGCGCACTCTGCCGGAGTGGAGCCGGCGGTGACGGCGGGGGTGGATGCTGCGCACCTCGGTGCGCTCCTGCGCGGCAGGACCGCGACCACCACGCTCGTCGAGGCGGGCACCGCCGTGGCTGCGCGGCACGCCCGCATCACGGGTGGCGATCTCGATGCCGTCGAGGCCGCGTGGGCCGCCCGCACGCCGAGCCGGGCCCAGCGGGATGCCGCGCGTCTGCTCGCGCGAGGGTACCTGCGCGTGGGCGGCACACTGCTCCCGGGCGACGAGGCCATCGCCGCCTGGCGGGAGCGCCCGGTGCCGCCGCCGCGCCCGTGCGTGCTCGGCGTCATCGCCGCCGGACTCGACGTGCCACCGCTGGAGCTGGCGCGGCTCGTCGTCTACGAAGACATGCAGGCGGCTGCCGCAGCCGTCCTCAAGCTCGAGCCGCGCGACCCGCTCGAGCTCGTCTCGCTCGTGGTGGAGCTGTGCAGCGGGGTCGACGACCGCCTCGGCACGATCGCCGCGATCACCGATCCCGCCGGCATCCCCGCGCTCACCGCACCACAATCCGAAGCGTGGGCCGAGGCCCACGCACGATCCACCAGGAGGCTCTTCCGTGCCTGA
- a CDS encoding MerR family transcriptional regulator, whose product MPDRNSSTPLYGIAVAADLLGIPEASLRLFESKGLLTPSRTQGGTRRYSDDDLVRLRRIAELREQGVNLEGVLRVLELQDENQALRDELAG is encoded by the coding sequence ATGCCGGACCGCAACTCCTCGACTCCGCTCTATGGCATCGCCGTGGCGGCCGATCTGCTGGGGATACCGGAGGCCAGCCTGCGGCTCTTCGAGAGCAAGGGGCTGCTGACGCCGTCGAGGACGCAAGGCGGAACACGTCGCTACAGCGACGACGATCTCGTGCGCCTTCGGCGAATCGCGGAACTGCGCGAGCAGGGCGTCAACCTGGAGGGCGTGCTTCGAGTACTCGAACTCCAGGACGAGAACCAGGCGCTGCGGGACGAACTCGCAGGCTGA
- the urtA gene encoding urea ABC transporter substrate-binding protein, whose product MITTHRKRLRAILAAGALATSAALVLSGCGSRAGDAAPTETAAAAESCVDTSGDTIKLGFLNSLTGGMAISEKTVSNVLHMAADEINADGGILGKQIEYIQEDGATDWPTFAEKTEKLLTQDCVAAIFGGWTSSSRKAVKPVVEEHNGLFFYPVQYEGLEASPNIYYTGATTNQQIIPAMDFLASQGVETLFLAGSDYVFPRTANAIIKLYAEELGIEIVGEEYVPLDKDDWTTQVAKIAAAEPDFIFNTINGSSNVGFIKAYYDAGLSPETTPIISVSIAEEEAPAMGHEVTGNYASWNYFQSLDTPNNPAFIEAWKAYPGSSGVTSDPMEAAYISMYLYKALVEAAGSFDVDAVNAAAVENEITVDAPEGVVTLDGENHHISKPGHIGKINAENQFDIVWESDGFIEPDPYLEEYDWFPEDVRKSLVAAAG is encoded by the coding sequence ATGATCACCACCCACAGGAAGCGCCTCCGGGCGATCCTGGCCGCGGGGGCGCTCGCCACCAGCGCCGCCCTGGTCCTGTCCGGCTGCGGCAGCCGCGCCGGCGACGCCGCCCCGACCGAAACGGCCGCGGCCGCCGAGAGCTGCGTCGACACGTCCGGCGACACCATCAAGCTCGGGTTCCTCAACTCCCTCACCGGGGGCATGGCGATCTCCGAGAAGACGGTGTCGAACGTCCTGCACATGGCCGCGGACGAGATCAACGCCGACGGAGGCATCCTCGGCAAGCAGATCGAGTACATCCAGGAAGACGGTGCCACCGACTGGCCCACCTTCGCGGAGAAGACCGAGAAGCTGCTCACCCAGGACTGCGTCGCCGCGATCTTCGGCGGCTGGACCTCGTCGTCCCGCAAGGCCGTCAAGCCGGTCGTCGAGGAGCACAACGGACTGTTCTTCTACCCGGTGCAGTACGAGGGCCTCGAGGCCTCGCCCAACATCTACTACACCGGTGCGACGACCAACCAGCAGATCATCCCCGCGATGGACTTCCTCGCCTCGCAAGGCGTCGAGACGCTCTTCCTCGCGGGCTCCGACTACGTCTTCCCGCGCACGGCGAACGCGATCATCAAGCTCTACGCGGAGGAGCTCGGCATCGAGATCGTCGGCGAGGAGTACGTGCCGCTCGACAAGGACGACTGGACCACGCAGGTGGCGAAGATCGCCGCGGCGGAGCCCGACTTCATCTTCAACACCATCAACGGCTCGTCGAACGTGGGCTTCATCAAGGCGTACTACGACGCGGGCCTCTCGCCCGAGACGACGCCGATCATCTCGGTGTCGATCGCCGAGGAGGAGGCCCCTGCCATGGGCCACGAGGTGACGGGCAACTACGCGTCGTGGAACTACTTCCAGTCGCTGGACACCCCGAACAACCCGGCGTTCATCGAGGCCTGGAAGGCCTACCCGGGCTCGAGCGGCGTGACCTCCGACCCGATGGAGGCCGCCTACATCTCGATGTACCTCTACAAGGCCCTCGTCGAGGCGGCCGGATCCTTCGACGTCGACGCGGTCAACGCGGCAGCGGTCGAGAACGAGATCACCGTCGACGCGCCCGAGGGCGTCGTCACGCTCGACGGTGAGAACCACCACATCTCGAAGCCGGGGCACATCGGCAAGATCAACGCCGAGAACCAGTTCGACATCGTCTGGGAGTCCGACGGGTTCATCGAGCCCGACCCGTACCTCGAGGAATACGACTGGTTCCCCGAGGACGTCCGCAAGTCGCTCGTCGCCGCCGCGGGCTGA
- the ureB gene encoding urease subunit beta — protein sequence MASGSASGPGAIRVRPGSIELNADRTDDERLDLVILNTGDRPVQIGSHIHLPDVNAALEFDREAAAGFRLDIPSGTSERFEPGVSKRVAAVSLRGNRRVAGIQIRSTEDD from the coding sequence ATGGCATCAGGTTCAGCATCCGGTCCCGGCGCCATCCGGGTCCGGCCCGGGTCGATCGAGCTCAACGCCGACCGCACCGATGACGAGCGCCTCGACCTCGTGATCCTCAACACCGGCGACCGGCCGGTGCAGATCGGCTCGCACATCCATCTGCCCGACGTGAACGCCGCGCTCGAGTTCGATCGCGAAGCGGCCGCTGGCTTCCGATTGGACATCCCGTCCGGCACATCCGAGAGGTTCGAGCCCGGCGTCTCCAAACGCGTCGCGGCAGTCTCCCTGCGCGGGAATCGACGTGTGGCCGGCATCCAGATCCGATCGACGGAGGACGACTGA
- a CDS encoding urease subunit alpha encodes MVRIDRERYARIYGPTTGDQIRLGDTDLWIELEHDLTVGGEEAVFGGGKSIRESMAQSTVSRADGALDTVITNAVILDWWGIVRADVGIRDGRIVGIGRAGNPDIADGVDPRLVIGPSTDVISGEGKILTAGAIDSHVHLLSPSQIHEALATGITTIVGGGTGPSEGSKATTVTPGAWHLEQMHRSLDRLPVNVLLLGKGNTVSEAAFEEQALAGAAGYKVHEDWGSTPAAIDASLRAAEEWGLQVALHSDSLNEAGFVESSIAAMAERSIHAFHVEGAGGGHAPDILSIASLPYVIPGSTNPTLPHTVNTVAEHLDMLMVCHHLNPGVPEDLAFAESRIRATTIAAEDILHDMGAISITSSDAQAMGRIGEVVTRTWQVAHVMKARRGSLGGSLPADNERARRYVAKYTVNPAIAHGIDDEVGSVEVGKLADLVLWDPRFFGFRPSVVIKGGGLVWGALGDPNASIPTPQPVLMRPSFADAIGASLSVSFVAPAALEAGLEERLGLTRRLLPLRSTRDVGKADMRNNDALPRIDIRPDTFDISIDGERVEPAPAARLPLAQLYQLF; translated from the coding sequence ATGGTGCGCATCGATCGGGAGCGGTACGCCCGCATCTACGGGCCGACCACGGGAGACCAGATCCGCCTCGGCGACACCGACCTGTGGATCGAGCTCGAGCACGATCTCACGGTCGGCGGCGAGGAAGCGGTGTTCGGCGGCGGCAAGTCGATCCGCGAATCGATGGCACAGAGCACGGTCTCCCGCGCCGACGGCGCGCTCGACACGGTGATCACCAACGCCGTGATCCTCGACTGGTGGGGCATCGTCCGCGCCGACGTCGGCATCCGCGACGGTCGCATCGTGGGTATCGGGCGCGCGGGCAACCCCGACATCGCCGACGGGGTCGACCCGCGACTCGTCATCGGCCCCTCGACCGACGTGATCTCCGGGGAGGGGAAGATCCTCACCGCCGGCGCCATCGACTCCCACGTGCACCTGCTCTCCCCGTCGCAGATCCACGAGGCGCTCGCGACCGGCATCACGACGATCGTCGGCGGCGGCACCGGCCCATCCGAGGGCTCGAAGGCGACGACGGTGACCCCCGGCGCATGGCACCTCGAGCAGATGCACCGGTCGCTCGACCGGCTGCCGGTGAACGTGCTGCTGCTCGGCAAGGGCAACACGGTGTCCGAGGCGGCCTTCGAAGAGCAGGCTCTGGCCGGCGCGGCCGGCTACAAGGTCCACGAGGACTGGGGCTCCACGCCCGCGGCGATCGACGCCAGTCTCCGTGCCGCCGAGGAGTGGGGGCTGCAGGTCGCCCTCCACAGCGACTCGCTCAACGAGGCCGGGTTCGTCGAGTCGAGCATCGCGGCGATGGCGGAACGCAGCATCCACGCCTTCCATGTCGAGGGTGCCGGCGGCGGTCACGCGCCCGACATCCTGTCGATCGCGAGCCTGCCGTACGTGATCCCCGGGTCGACGAACCCGACCCTGCCGCACACCGTCAACACCGTCGCCGAGCATCTCGACATGCTGATGGTCTGCCACCACCTCAACCCCGGCGTGCCCGAGGACCTCGCCTTCGCGGAGTCCCGCATCCGTGCCACCACGATCGCCGCGGAAGACATCCTGCATGACATGGGCGCGATCTCGATCACGTCCTCCGACGCTCAGGCCATGGGGCGTATCGGCGAGGTGGTCACACGGACCTGGCAGGTCGCGCATGTCATGAAGGCCCGCCGCGGATCGCTCGGGGGGAGCCTTCCCGCCGACAATGAGCGTGCACGCCGTTACGTGGCCAAGTACACCGTCAACCCTGCGATCGCTCACGGCATCGACGACGAGGTCGGCTCGGTGGAGGTCGGGAAGCTCGCCGATCTCGTGCTGTGGGATCCGCGGTTCTTCGGCTTCCGTCCGAGCGTCGTCATCAAGGGCGGCGGACTGGTCTGGGGTGCGCTCGGCGACCCCAACGCGTCGATCCCGACACCGCAGCCGGTGCTGATGCGCCCCTCGTTCGCCGACGCGATCGGCGCTTCCCTGTCGGTCTCGTTCGTCGCGCCCGCGGCGCTGGAGGCCGGACTCGAAGAACGGCTCGGTCTCACCCGCCGGCTGCTGCCGCTGCGTTCGACGCGCGACGTCGGCAAGGCCGACATGCGCAACAACGACGCTCTCCCCCGGATCGACATCCGGCCCGACACGTTCGACATCTCGATCGACGGCGAGCGCGTCGAGCCCGCGCCCGCCGCACGCCTTCCCCTGGCCCAGCTCTACCAGCTGTTCTGA
- a CDS encoding HoxN/HupN/NixA family nickel/cobalt transporter yields MNRMTPAARRVLIVAGALLIVSWALFATVVLPGDYQAGTSTFGPGLAVTAFVLGMRHAFDADHIAAIDNTSRKLVADGKDPSSVGLWFALGHSTVVLVAVGLVTAGVGALTSQIGAEDSPLAVFTGVWGPTVSSIFLLAMATANLVILVRLLRHARAGASVQDAPAAGGPISLIIARTAATLNAPWKMFVVGLLFGLGFDTASTITLLLIAGGAGIVMPWYAAMVLPLLFTAGMVTCDGMNSIVTARLYRWSADRPERRSRYNATLILLSVTVAFIVGTVGLCGVLVDSARVRWAPVEAIAATNLDSFGLIIVAALLVAWLTSWVFARTARGCSMTSQRLHRHREVGTGRWPVRDGDRFRSVRHASDHIL; encoded by the coding sequence ATGAATCGCATGACACCGGCAGCGCGCCGCGTGCTGATCGTCGCCGGCGCGCTGTTGATCGTCAGTTGGGCGCTGTTCGCGACCGTGGTGCTGCCCGGCGACTATCAAGCCGGCACGTCCACGTTCGGGCCCGGTCTCGCCGTCACGGCCTTCGTGCTCGGCATGCGTCATGCCTTCGATGCCGACCACATCGCCGCCATCGACAACACGAGCCGCAAGCTGGTGGCCGACGGCAAGGACCCGTCGAGTGTCGGCCTGTGGTTCGCGCTGGGACATTCGACGGTGGTGCTGGTGGCGGTCGGCCTCGTGACCGCCGGAGTCGGAGCCCTGACCTCCCAGATCGGGGCGGAGGATTCTCCACTGGCGGTCTTCACGGGGGTGTGGGGACCCACAGTGTCGAGCATCTTCCTGCTCGCCATGGCGACGGCGAACCTGGTCATCCTCGTACGACTTCTCCGTCACGCGCGCGCAGGCGCTTCGGTCCAGGACGCCCCCGCGGCTGGTGGCCCCATCTCGCTGATCATCGCGCGCACCGCGGCCACGCTGAATGCCCCGTGGAAGATGTTCGTCGTCGGCCTGCTGTTCGGGCTGGGATTCGACACCGCTTCCACGATCACGCTGCTCCTGATCGCCGGCGGGGCGGGCATCGTCATGCCGTGGTACGCGGCCATGGTTCTGCCGCTGCTGTTCACCGCGGGGATGGTGACGTGCGACGGCATGAACAGCATCGTCACGGCGAGGCTCTATCGATGGTCGGCGGATCGTCCCGAGCGGCGGAGCCGCTATAACGCCACCCTCATCCTGCTCTCGGTCACGGTCGCCTTCATCGTCGGGACCGTCGGCCTGTGCGGGGTGCTCGTCGACTCCGCGAGAGTCCGGTGGGCACCCGTGGAGGCCATCGCGGCGACGAATCTCGATTCCTTCGGGTTGATCATCGTCGCCGCGCTTCTCGTCGCGTGGCTCACCAGCTGGGTATTCGCGCGCACCGCGCGCGGCTGCAGCATGACCTCGCAGCGGCTACACCGCCACCGCGAGGTGGGCACCGGCCGGTGGCCGGTGCGGGATGGGGATCGGTTTCGTTCTGTTCGGCATGCGAGCGACCACATCCTCTAG
- the urtB gene encoding urea ABC transporter permease subunit UrtB, which yields MDALIPPLLNGSAVGALLLLAALGLTLIFGQMGVINMALGEFIMVGAFVTYLTQLVIPSSDISIPVALPVAFVVAGLLGLLLEVSIIQWMYRRPLDTLLATVGVSLILQQVALQIFPAQGVPVENPGWLQGQIDVFGYAWPYRQAFTIALALVCVAGLAAWLKYTSFGRRIRATVQNRDLAETVGVRTRNVDRITFFVGSGLAGVAGVAASLIGGTNSQMGVQYIIPAFLVVVAGGIGQIKGTIIAAWVIGVAMAFFADWTSGSLAQVLAFVLVVIFLQVRPQGLFTVRTRGLA from the coding sequence ATGGACGCACTGATACCCCCGCTGCTCAACGGCAGCGCCGTGGGTGCGCTGCTCCTTCTGGCAGCCCTCGGGCTCACGCTCATCTTCGGTCAGATGGGGGTGATCAACATGGCGCTCGGCGAGTTCATCATGGTCGGCGCCTTCGTCACCTACCTGACCCAGCTCGTCATCCCCTCCAGCGACATCTCGATACCGGTGGCACTCCCGGTCGCGTTCGTGGTGGCCGGTCTCCTGGGACTGCTGCTCGAGGTCAGCATCATCCAGTGGATGTACCGCAGACCGCTCGACACGCTGCTGGCCACCGTCGGCGTCTCGCTGATCCTGCAGCAGGTCGCTCTGCAGATCTTCCCCGCCCAGGGCGTCCCGGTCGAGAACCCCGGGTGGCTGCAGGGCCAGATCGATGTGTTCGGCTACGCGTGGCCCTACCGCCAGGCGTTCACCATCGCTCTCGCGCTCGTGTGCGTCGCCGGACTCGCCGCGTGGCTCAAGTACACGTCCTTCGGTCGCCGGATCCGCGCGACGGTGCAGAACCGTGACCTCGCCGAGACGGTCGGCGTGCGCACCCGCAACGTCGACCGGATCACGTTCTTCGTCGGGTCGGGGCTCGCCGGGGTCGCGGGAGTCGCCGCCTCCCTGATCGGCGGCACGAACTCCCAGATGGGCGTGCAGTACATCATCCCCGCCTTCCTGGTCGTGGTCGCCGGCGGGATCGGCCAGATCAAGGGCACGATCATCGCCGCGTGGGTGATCGGTGTCGCGATGGCGTTCTTCGCGGACTGGACGAGCGGAAGCCTCGCGCAGGTGCTCGCCTTCGTCCTCGTCGTGATCTTCCTCCAGGTCCGCCCGCAGGGCCTGTTCACCGTGCGGACGAGGGGGCTGGCATGA
- the urtC gene encoding urea ABC transporter permease subunit UrtC: MKKLTKLNPWYSLIGIAVFAVLLLVVAPSVLSMHWINNLGKYSAWAIVAVGIGLAWGRGGMLVMGQGVFFALGAYSMAMHLTLETAGPDATPTFMILYDPLAAVPAFWEPFRSEWFTVLAIVLLPVIVAGVLGYALFKRRVKGAYFAILTQALAVALAVLVSSTIRETGGDTGLSDFKYFFGYVLNDDANKLMIYMITVGLLIVCMLVAWQLYRSRFGELLLATRDAEDRVRFLGYDPANIKLVAFVIAAVMASIGGAMFVPLVGIITPQEIGASASILFIAGVALGGRASLFGPVLGAMAIGWGQSSLASSWPEGWIYILGLLFIVVTLFLPNGLASLFSRMWSTVRTSADRRSQAERRLAA; this comes from the coding sequence ATGAAGAAGCTGACGAAGCTCAACCCGTGGTACTCGCTCATCGGCATCGCCGTGTTCGCGGTGCTCCTGCTGGTCGTCGCCCCGTCCGTGCTCTCGATGCACTGGATCAACAACCTGGGCAAGTACAGCGCGTGGGCGATCGTCGCGGTCGGCATCGGCCTGGCGTGGGGCCGCGGCGGAATGCTCGTGATGGGGCAGGGGGTCTTCTTCGCGCTCGGCGCCTACTCGATGGCGATGCACCTCACGCTCGAGACAGCCGGACCCGATGCGACGCCCACCTTCATGATCCTGTACGACCCGCTGGCCGCCGTCCCCGCGTTCTGGGAGCCGTTCCGCAGCGAGTGGTTCACGGTGCTGGCGATCGTGCTGCTGCCGGTGATCGTGGCTGGGGTCCTCGGTTACGCGCTGTTCAAGCGCCGGGTGAAGGGGGCGTACTTCGCGATCCTGACTCAGGCGCTCGCCGTCGCACTGGCGGTGCTCGTCAGCTCGACGATCCGCGAGACGGGCGGCGACACCGGGCTGAGCGACTTCAAGTACTTCTTCGGCTACGTGCTGAACGACGACGCGAACAAGCTCATGATCTACATGATCACGGTGGGCCTGCTCATCGTGTGCATGCTGGTGGCGTGGCAGCTGTACCGCAGCCGGTTCGGCGAGCTCCTGCTCGCGACGCGGGACGCCGAGGACCGTGTGCGGTTCCTCGGATACGACCCGGCGAACATCAAGCTCGTCGCCTTCGTGATCGCCGCGGTGATGGCGAGCATCGGCGGGGCGATGTTCGTGCCCCTCGTCGGCATCATCACGCCGCAGGAGATCGGCGCCTCGGCGTCCATCCTGTTCATCGCGGGAGTGGCGCTCGGCGGCCGGGCCTCGCTCTTCGGCCCCGTGCTCGGGGCGATGGCGATCGGCTGGGGGCAGTCGAGTCTCGCCTCGAGCTGGCCCGAGGGCTGGATCTACATCCTCGGACTGCTGTTCATCGTGGTGACCCTGTTCCTGCCGAACGGGCTCGCCTCGCTCTTCAGCAGGATGTGGTCGACCGTGCGGACCAGCGCGGACCGGCGCTCCCAGGCCGAGAGGAGGCTCGCAGCATGA
- a CDS encoding urease accessory protein UreD: MNPTVVDMSPRGEDVSCALAGELIVPRLVRRHGRSAEVALVAGRAMLLPGDDVRIRIVVGAGCALTLVDIGGLVVYGRPGEAGDASQWHARVDLQPGAHLTWEGLPTVITDAGSLTRSLTITLAAGSSAVLRETLVLGRTGERGGRLTADMDVSDAIGPLVRETLEVRGDSPVPGILGPNRVMDSVIAVGDQASVADVAGATRLELERGGTVVRYLGDAAHESPLGGLLIGAARLAREPARVA, translated from the coding sequence ATGAACCCCACGGTCGTCGACATGTCCCCGCGCGGAGAGGATGTGTCGTGCGCGCTGGCGGGCGAACTCATCGTGCCGCGCCTGGTGCGTCGGCACGGGAGGTCCGCCGAGGTGGCGCTGGTGGCCGGGCGCGCGATGCTGCTTCCCGGCGACGACGTCCGCATCCGGATCGTCGTCGGCGCGGGCTGCGCGCTCACCCTCGTCGACATCGGCGGCCTCGTCGTCTACGGGCGCCCTGGAGAGGCCGGCGACGCGTCGCAGTGGCACGCGCGCGTCGATCTCCAGCCCGGCGCGCACCTCACCTGGGAGGGTCTTCCGACGGTGATCACGGATGCCGGCTCCCTCACGCGGTCGCTGACCATCACGCTGGCCGCCGGTTCGTCGGCGGTCCTGCGCGAGACCCTGGTCCTCGGGCGCACCGGGGAGCGCGGCGGCCGGCTCACGGCGGACATGGATGTCTCGGACGCGATCGGCCCGCTCGTGCGGGAAACCCTCGAGGTGCGTGGCGACTCCCCCGTCCCCGGGATTCTCGGTCCGAATCGGGTCATGGACAGCGTCATCGCCGTGGGTGACCAGGCGTCCGTCGCCGACGTCGCGGGTGCGACCCGCCTCGAACTCGAGCGAGGAGGAACGGTGGTGCGCTACCTCGGCGACGCCGCGCATGAGAGTCCCCTCGGGGGCCTCCTCATCGGCGCAGCGCGGCTCGCGCGGGAACCCGCACGTGTCGCATGA
- a CDS encoding TetR/AcrR family transcriptional regulator, with the protein MPARKQRQVASDLGLNRQRVVVEAIRLADSEGIDGLSMRRLADALGAGAMSLYHYVAGKEELLDAMIDVVFGEIELPPDGGDWRSAIRRRAVSARQVLARHPWANGLMESRTSPGPANLRHHEAVTACLRKAGFSPLMATHANWLLDSYVYGFSLQAASLPFDTADELADVIEDAYLPQLPPDEFPYLRESATALVAAGFDPADEFTFGLDLVLAALETLRVSA; encoded by the coding sequence GTGCCTGCAAGAAAGCAACGCCAGGTCGCCTCCGACCTGGGATTGAACAGGCAGCGGGTCGTGGTCGAGGCGATCCGCCTCGCCGATTCCGAGGGCATCGACGGGCTGAGCATGCGCAGGCTGGCCGACGCGCTCGGCGCGGGCGCAATGTCGCTCTACCACTACGTGGCAGGTAAGGAGGAGTTGCTCGACGCGATGATCGACGTCGTGTTCGGAGAGATCGAGCTCCCGCCCGACGGAGGCGACTGGCGGTCGGCGATACGACGGCGGGCGGTGTCTGCCCGACAGGTTCTCGCACGCCACCCGTGGGCGAACGGTCTGATGGAGTCGCGGACATCGCCCGGGCCCGCGAACCTCCGCCACCACGAAGCGGTCACCGCCTGCCTCCGGAAGGCTGGGTTCTCGCCCTTGATGGCGACGCACGCCAACTGGTTGCTCGACAGCTATGTCTACGGTTTCTCCCTGCAGGCAGCCAGCCTGCCGTTCGACACCGCGGATGAGCTCGCAGACGTGATCGAGGATGCCTATCTGCCCCAGCTCCCTCCCGACGAGTTCCCCTACCTCCGCGAGTCAGCCACGGCGCTCGTGGCAGCCGGCTTCGACCCGGCGGACGAGTTCACCTTCGGCCTGGACCTCGTCCTCGCCGCTCTCGAGACCCTGAGAGTCTCCGCGTAG
- the ureG gene encoding urease accessory protein UreG, protein MPESPASRALRLGVAGPVGTGKSSLIATICRALADEIRIGVITNDIYTDEDARFLRSAGVLEPERIIAVETGACPHTAIRDDVTANLLAAEDLERAFAPLDMVVIESGGDNLTATFSPALVDAQIFVLDVAGGGDVARKGGPGIGRADLLVVNKTDLAPYVGVDVPQMVADATAARDERPVLALSRTDAPSVAALRAWVLSVLAAHRAGSHIPQDPGPMAPHFHADEEGNGFLHTHEDGEAPHGHAADESAHSHADHVHP, encoded by the coding sequence GTGCCTGAATCCCCCGCATCCCGCGCTCTGCGCCTCGGCGTCGCCGGTCCCGTCGGCACCGGCAAGTCATCGCTCATCGCGACGATCTGCCGCGCCCTCGCCGACGAGATCCGCATCGGCGTCATCACGAACGACATCTACACCGATGAGGATGCCCGCTTCCTCCGCTCCGCCGGTGTGCTCGAGCCCGAGCGCATCATCGCCGTCGAGACCGGTGCGTGCCCGCACACAGCCATCCGGGATGACGTCACTGCGAATCTCCTCGCCGCCGAGGACCTCGAGCGCGCGTTCGCGCCACTGGACATGGTGGTGATCGAGTCCGGCGGCGACAACCTCACCGCCACGTTCTCGCCGGCCCTCGTCGACGCGCAGATCTTCGTGCTCGACGTCGCCGGCGGCGGCGACGTCGCCCGCAAGGGCGGACCCGGCATCGGCCGCGCGGACCTGCTGGTCGTCAACAAGACCGATCTCGCGCCCTATGTCGGGGTGGACGTCCCGCAGATGGTCGCCGACGCCACCGCCGCGCGCGACGAGCGGCCCGTCCTCGCCCTCTCACGCACCGACGCACCCTCGGTCGCCGCGCTGCGCGCGTGGGTGCTCTCGGTGCTGGCCGCGCACCGCGCCGGCTCGCACATCCCGCAGGACCCCGGGCCGATGGCACCGCACTTCCACGCCGACGAGGAAGGCAACGGCTTCCTCCACACGCACGAGGACGGCGAGGCGCCCCACGGGCATGCGGCGGACGAGTCCGCGCACAGCCACGCCGACCACGTGCACCCGTGA
- a CDS encoding urease subunit gamma, producing the protein MHLSPADTEKLLLAVAGMVARDRRERGVKLNHPEAVALLSTWVIERARDGAEVAQLMTEGRTVLSREDVMDGVADMLADVQVEATFPDGRKLVTLHHPID; encoded by the coding sequence ATGCACCTGTCACCCGCAGACACGGAGAAGCTGCTGCTCGCGGTGGCGGGCATGGTGGCGCGCGACCGCAGGGAGCGCGGCGTCAAGCTCAACCATCCGGAGGCGGTCGCCCTGCTGTCGACCTGGGTCATCGAACGCGCCCGCGACGGCGCCGAGGTGGCTCAGCTAATGACCGAAGGACGAACCGTGCTGAGCCGGGAAGACGTGATGGACGGCGTCGCCGACATGCTCGCAGACGTACAGGTCGAGGCGACGTTCCCCGACGGCCGCAAGCTCGTCACCCTCCACCACCCGATCGACTGA